In Fodinibius saliphilus, a genomic segment contains:
- the accB gene encoding acetyl-CoA carboxylase biotin carboxyl carrier protein: MDLKVIENLLDLIAESEVNEVSIEEGDFKIKVKKKPDVKETSAPQMPVQYQMPAQPQQAQAQPQPAQQQPQQAEQASSAEESGGGVSGEEVTSPIVGTFYRAPSPDDDPFVSVGDNVEKGETLCIVEAMKIMNEIESEHSGEVKKILVEDGEPVEYDQPLFIIG, from the coding sequence ATGGATTTAAAAGTCATTGAAAATCTACTTGACCTCATTGCTGAAAGTGAAGTCAATGAAGTGTCAATTGAAGAAGGAGATTTTAAAATTAAGGTTAAAAAGAAACCTGATGTTAAAGAAACATCAGCACCGCAGATGCCGGTACAATACCAGATGCCTGCTCAACCACAACAGGCTCAGGCTCAACCCCAGCCGGCTCAACAACAGCCGCAACAGGCAGAACAGGCTTCCTCAGCTGAAGAGTCAGGTGGTGGCGTTTCCGGTGAAGAGGTTACTTCTCCCATTGTAGGGACTTTCTATCGTGCTCCTTCTCCCGATGATGATCCTTTTGTATCGGTGGGCGACAATGTTGAGAAAGGCGAAACGCTCTGTATTGTTGAAGCAATGAAGATTATGAATGAAATTGAATCTGAACATTCCGGTGAAGTGAAAAAGATCCTCGTAGAGGATGGCGAACCGGTTGAATACGACCAACCTTTATTTATCATCGGATAA